The Geitlerinema sp. PCC 9228 nucleotide sequence GGCAAAATGTACCGTGTCTTTGCCTTGGGGGAGGTAAATACCACCAAAACGCTTTTGCAAAAACTGATTGTGGGTGGTGACCGCATCCGCTTGAGAAACCCATTTTTCCGTCCATTTTAAATATAGGGGATGGTGGGGATTGCGCAAAGCACCATTGGGTTTCAAAATATCCCGTGCTAGTTGTTTCCAACTGGGATGATACTGCCAAGCATCTCCACCATGCCAGCTCAATTCCCAATCGTCTATATCCAACAGCACCGGACGTCTGGTCAATTGCTTGCGTAGCAGGGCAATTCCCAAACTCGTCGGCTTGAGTTTGTAAGCATACAAAATATCACCGTCCAATCGCGACCACAATTGGGAAGCAGGGCGTAAAAAGCCAGGATATTGCTCGCCGGTAAAGGTCACCAGGGGAATATCGCTGCTGAGGGTAGGATTTTCTTCCCCAAACACAAAACCAACGATTTCTACTTCAAAGCCAGCCTTTTGCAAAGCTCGACCGAGGAGAAACGGACGCACGGCATCTCCCCAGCGACCCGCACCGCGTACGGATAGATCGCTTACGCAAATGGAAATCTTGCTCGGGAGGGAACGGGAAAATGGTTTCACGATTCGTATTTTTGAAATAAGTTCGCCAAAACCTGCTCGACGGCATCCCAGCTGTAATGTTCGATACATTTTTCCCTGGCTTTGGCCGCTTTTTCTTGACCCATTTCCGGACGGTCGAGCAAATCTTCAATGGTGGCGGCTAGCTGCGGGGGATTTTCCGGGGGGACTACCCAGCCAACGTCTTGCAAGATTTCTGGAATGTCGGAAACAGCGGTGGAGATAACGGGTTTGGCCATGGCCATGGCTTCCAAAACTTTGATGGGAACTTGCCCTTTGGTGGAAAAGTTATCCCTTTGCGGTACCACCACCATATCAGACATGGCTAAAAATTCTGGGACGAGATCGAAGGGTTGCAGACCAAAGGAAATAAAGCGATCGCCTAAGGTTTTCTGAGCTTTCTTGGTTACCTTTTGCCCATAGCCACTATCGCCATTACCCACCAAAGCAAGTACCAAATCGCGGCGTTTTTCTAGCAATGCAACGGCTTGGATGAGGTCTTCGATGCCTTTATGCGACTGGGGGGTACCGCAAAAAATCACTACTTTCCGATCTGCAGCAATACCAAATTTTTCTTTCAGGGTATCTGGTGGGAAATAGTTATCTGGGGAAAATAACGCCGTATCCACAGCATGGCGAACGATTGTACCGTTGAATTTTTTGGCTAAAAATCGATTGGATACGGTGACAAAATCGGCATATCCCAGAAGTTTTTCCCCCAAGTAGTTGTTAACATAGGAACTGGTTTTATAAAATTCTCCCACCGATTGGGTTAACTCTTTGACCTTTTTGGGTAAGGCAAGGGATTGGTATCGCTGCCGCCGAAATCCCATTTGCCAGTCGTCTAAATCGGCTATAACAGGGCGCTGGCTGGTTCTTTTGAGCCACAGTCCCACCCCCAAGGTGGTGAGCAAAGGTTTGCTGGCGTAGAGAATATCGCCGTCAATGGCCTCTGCCAGCTGCCGAAATCTCCGCCCCAGTTTGACCATTTGACCGGCAGATACATCGCTGATGTCGATGAGTTTGTAAGGCATGTTTTGATCCTGCGCCACGGGGGGCCAAATTTCCGGTTTCAGGGATAAACCCACCAGTTCTACGGGATATCGCCGCTGGAGAATTTTGGCAAATAAATAGGCACGACTCAGACAATTACCATACTTGCAGGACAGATCGGGAATCAAAATCGAGATTTTCATAAAAAATGCCCAATATCGTCGATAGACCGGCAACCGCGGGGATGGCAACCATTTCTACTTTAGCTAGAAATTTATTGTTCTACAATTTTGAGCTGTCCGGTTTGCAAGCGATCGAAAACCCGATTGATTTGTGTACTTTCTTCGCTGGTTATAGGTGCGTTGCTCAGCATCGCATAGGTCAGCTGGAAATGCTGCTGGTAAGTAATTTGTCCGGAAGACAGAATTTTTTCGGTTAGAGGAATTAGATTGGTATTTGGCGATCGCAGCAGTTCGGCTCTACTCATAAGTCGCTATTTTTATAACATTCAGTTTAAAAGCTACTTGGTAGATTTCCAGTTGGATGCACCCGAAGCATAGCTATTTTAGCTTACCAGAGCCCAGGCAAAGCGATAAAATTGCAGCCAAGGGTTGGTAGGCTTCGGGATATAATCAAGGGACGGTACGCCAGAGGTGAGTTATGTCCACGATCGCAGTTGTAGACTACGATATGGGAAACCTACACTCGGTTCGCAAAGGGTTGGAAAAAGCACAAGGAAATCCGGAAATAACCGACCGAGCCGAGGTGATTTTGAATGCTGATGCTGTCGTTCTGCCAGGAGTGGGTGCTTTCGATCCAGCTATGCAACATTTACGCGAGCGTGGACTCATCGATCCCCTCAAGGAAGCGATCGCTAGTGGCAAACCTTTCTTAGGGATTTGTTTGGGATTGCAGTTGCTGTTTGAAGGCAGTGAAGAAGGTCAGGAAGCGGGTTTGGGTATCGTTCGCGGAAAAGTGCGTCGCTTTCGCAGCGAGCCGGATTTAACCATTCCCCACATGGGATGGAACCAACTGGATTTTACCCAACCCCACTTGGTTTTGTGGGACACTTTGCCTCCTGCCACTTGGGTGTATTTCGTGCATTCCTACTATGTAGACCCAAGCGATTCTCAGGTAACGGCAGCGACGGTTACCCACGGCAGCCAAACCGTTACCGCGGCGATCGCACAAAACAATGTCATGGCGGTGCAGTTCCACCCGGAAAAATCTTCCTCCAGCGGCTTGCAAATTCTATCCAATTTCGTTCGCTCGGTATATCAAAAGGCACCAGCAGTTTCCCCATCGAACTGCTAGCCAAAAGAAAAGTCAGAGCTGGGGAAGTTGCTGTTCCCCCACTCTGACTTGGAGCAGTTGTTACAAATTTTTGGGGAGGGGTTACTGGCGTTGCCG carries:
- a CDS encoding glycosyltransferase; this encodes MKPFSRSLPSKISICVSDLSVRGAGRWGDAVRPFLLGRALQKAGFEVEIVGFVFGEENPTLSSDIPLVTFTGEQYPGFLRPASQLWSRLDGDILYAYKLKPTSLGIALLRKQLTRRPVLLDIDDWELSWHGGDAWQYHPSWKQLARDILKPNGALRNPHHPLYLKWTEKWVSQADAVTTHNQFLQKRFGGIYLPQGKDTVHFAPDGYNAPECRRQLGLSDYRVLMFPGAPRPYKGVEDVLQALDILDEPDLRLAIVGGSPYDDYDRYLMTNWSRWIVKIAPQPVAKMPAVVAAAHVIVVPQRDTEATRAQFPLKLTDGMAMAKPILATRVGDIPQILENTGYLVDPHSPPQLARGIQEIFQNWEAASDRGRQARERCVRSYSLEAMADILSEVVTQVAAKGNHGKG
- a CDS encoding glycosyltransferase family 4 protein gives rise to the protein MKISILIPDLSCKYGNCLSRAYLFAKILQRRYPVELVGLSLKPEIWPPVAQDQNMPYKLIDISDVSAGQMVKLGRRFRQLAEAIDGDILYASKPLLTTLGVGLWLKRTSQRPVIADLDDWQMGFRRQRYQSLALPKKVKELTQSVGEFYKTSSYVNNYLGEKLLGYADFVTVSNRFLAKKFNGTIVRHAVDTALFSPDNYFPPDTLKEKFGIAADRKVVIFCGTPQSHKGIEDLIQAVALLEKRRDLVLALVGNGDSGYGQKVTKKAQKTLGDRFISFGLQPFDLVPEFLAMSDMVVVPQRDNFSTKGQVPIKVLEAMAMAKPVISTAVSDIPEILQDVGWVVPPENPPQLAATIEDLLDRPEMGQEKAAKAREKCIEHYSWDAVEQVLANLFQKYES
- the hisH gene encoding imidazole glycerol phosphate synthase subunit HisH, producing MSTIAVVDYDMGNLHSVRKGLEKAQGNPEITDRAEVILNADAVVLPGVGAFDPAMQHLRERGLIDPLKEAIASGKPFLGICLGLQLLFEGSEEGQEAGLGIVRGKVRRFRSEPDLTIPHMGWNQLDFTQPHLVLWDTLPPATWVYFVHSYYVDPSDSQVTAATVTHGSQTVTAAIAQNNVMAVQFHPEKSSSSGLQILSNFVRSVYQKAPAVSPSNC